A window of Halobacillus naozhouensis genomic DNA:
CATTTATTAGGAATTATTGTGAAAAAAAGAGTTCGAATGAATGCAAGTGAGGTAATATCTTAAGGTTTGGTTAATCTATTTTCTCATCGAATAAACTAATCCTTTAATCCCTTTCCATTGAGAATGTGCTGCATATATTTTTCAACCCTTGACTCTCGAGTTTTGGATTTTTTGGCTTTAGAAAAGTAAAGAATGTATGCTCTTTGCCGTCCCGGTGTCAATGCCTCAAAAGCAGTTTTCAAGGCAGGGATTTCATCGAATTTATTTTGCAATTCTTCAGGAATTGTGAATTCAGTATTCTTTTTCACTTCTAAACCGGCTTTTTCAACTTCAATGGCCTCATAAATATAGGCTTTCAAGATGGTTTCCATTTCAACTATTTCTTGAACATTAGTGAACCGAATTTGACGCGGAGCCTGTACATTCTCCGTTTGTTGGATTAGAACCCCATGAGCATCCTTTAACAAGGCACCTTTGTGAAACAGAAGCGCACAATATTCTTTAAATCCATGTATTAAAACTATGTTTTTATTCTCAAACGTGTAACAAGGATGCATCCACTTAAATTCTTCGGTCAGTTCACAGTCAAGAACGATATTTCTCAACTGCTCATATTCTTCTTTCCACTTTTTGGCTTTACTTAAATATTCATCAACCTTAGGATTCATTCTACTATTTGTCATCAAGGAACACCCCCTCTTAAATTTTTCGATCAGCTGACAGTCAAGAATGAACATTCTCAATTTCTTCAATTCTTTTTGTCACTTTGACTTTACTTGAACATTTATCAACCTTGAATCACTTTCCGTAACCCACTTGGCAAGCTTGCTTGAATCGGTTAAGACGGCCCATAACTGTTTTATGGAACTGCTGTATTGAAAATCTAGCAAAGGTCCTTACTAATATCATTATTATATCAAAATCTCATGCATATAACAGAACGGCAGAAATTGAGTGTAATCGTAATGTCAATAGTGATCAGTGATCAGCTACATAATACGTAAAATCTTGTCCTAGTCTTCAAGAAAAGAGCCAGATTGTGGAATAAGGCCTACTGAGCTAACGGGGAGTTTAGTTAAATTAAAAAGCACTTGGAAATAAGGTGCTTTTATTTGGGAATGGGAGGATCAAATATTATAAATAATAATGAAATATTTAATGCTGCTAAAAGCCACGCAACCCAAGGTTTCCATTGATGAATAGGTAATATAGAGAATGTTACTATATTGAAGATAAAAGACCATGTTAGTGTCCAGCCATAATGGTGTGTAATACTTTGGTTATAATAAGCTATTGTCTCAACAGCTTGAAAAGTCAGAGACCAAACGATTATCCAACATACTTTTTTCAATATTGACTTAGAAAATCTTCCTAAATACACAACAATGACGAAAGGACTGATCAAAAATGTTATTGCAATAGCGATAACCGTATGTGTAGGGAGGAAAAGGTGGTCAATCCCAACAGGGCGAAATTCCCACACCCTGTAATTATGAAGTAGGGTACAATAAAGCAGGTTTCCAATAATCCAGAATAAAAGGGTAGGATATAATTCATTCCAGCGTTTCCAGACTCCAAAAAATAATCCCACTATTATAAAAAATAGTACAAATGAAGTTTGCATGAAAATCCCCTTAAGAATATGTAAGTTCCTATTAATTATTTCCAATACACCGTGAATTATTTTCTGCATTTCATATTCCTTTGGGGTTAGTAGTTTTTACGTAAGTGAACTGCAGTTCCTTTAATGAGAGCCAATGTGTTTAACCTCTCATAGCCATCAAATTTTTAAAGCTGATAGTAATTTTGGATTTTTGGAAAGTGAATCGTAACCTTTGTATATTCATTCTCTTCCGATCCAATCGTGATGTTATGGCCTAATTTATTCGCCAATTGTTTAGCGAGATATAACCCCATCCCGGTGGATTTAGCATAGTTTCTTCCGGTAGCTCCGGTAAAGCCTTTTTCAAATACACGATTTATATCTTCTGGCTTAATACCAATTCCATTATCCTGAATTAGAAGTCGCTTTTCATTGCTGTCTTCTTCAAATAGAACGGCAATAGTACCATCCTCATCTGTGTACTTTAGGGCATTAGCAAATAATTGATCAATAATGAATCCAAACCATTTTTTATCACTTTGGACAAATTGTTCCGTGTCATCCATTTCAAAATGAATCCCTTTATTTATAAATAGTTTCGCGTATTTTTTTACACTGTTTTTGATAAGTTGGTTGGTGCTAACCTCAGATATAAAATAGTCTTTAGAGAATGAATCAATACGAGAGTAGTAAAGTGCTTGTTCGATGTAACCATCAATTTTATGGAGCTCATCCTCAAATTTATCGATTAAAAAATTTGTCGTCTTATCTTCGCAGTTTTCCATTAGTAGGCGGCTTGCCGCGATTGGGATTTTCACTTCATGGATCCACGATATAATAAATTCCTGTTGATCGAGTTTTTGATCGTATAAAGTTTCTAAATGTTTAACGTGCTCCTTATGGTTTTTTTTCAAAAGGTTGAAGATTAGCTTCTGTTCGTTATTCTGGCCATCGGGCATTCTGGCCATCGTTTCTTCCTGATTACTTTCAATCAGATTCTTAATTTCCTGGTAGAACATCCTTCGATAGAAATAGCCAATGGTAATGTACAGGCTTGCAATGACGAAGCAAATAATATTGGTGTACAGGATTTTGTTAAACGGATTTACTTGATTAAAACCAAGGAACATAATTAGCGATACGAATGACATAATGAGGAGGTAAAGTACGACGAAATAACGTTTATCTTTTACATATTCTAAGAAACTCACTGGATGACATATCCTTCGCCTTTTTTGGTGGTAATGAAGTTTTCTTTGCTAAGGATGGCTAATTTCTTACGTAATCGATTAACATTTACAGTTAATGTATTATCATCTACAAAATTTTCATCTTTCCAAAGTGTTCGCATGATCTTATTTCGACTGACAATTTTTCCTTTATTCTGGATAAGGAGTTTTAAAATAATGAATTCCGTTTTTGTCAGTTCTGCTTTTTTATCCGCGCAATGGACATCCCAATCCTTTAAATCTAAGACAATTCCATCATGCTCGAGTACGTTTGACTGTGTGTCCGTGTACGAATAAGATCTGCGCAAGAGAGCGTTGACTTTGGCCATTAATACGTCCGTATCAAATGGCTTTTGAATAAAATCATCCCCGCCCATATTCATTGCCATAATCATATCCATTGGTGTATTACGAGAGGAAATGAATATAATAGGTGCTTTTGAAACTTCTCTTATTTTGTCACACCAGTAAAATCCGTCAAAAGAGGGAAGATTAATATCTAATAAAAGAAGTTCTGGCTTTTCAATTAAAAATTCCCCCAATATCCTATCAAAGGCTTCTAATTTAACTACTTTCAATCCCCATTTCTCTATTGTTTCTCCAAGCATATCTCTAATCGTTGGTTCATCTTCTACGATCATAATTTTCATCTTTCTCACTCCCGACCGTTCCATTCATTAGGATGCGAATCATCCTTTATCTAATACTAATCTAAACAAAGAATTTTTGCATCGTAGTGACAAAATTGTAAGGTTAGAGCTGGTAACCGTAAGATTAGATAATGATTCCTTGTTGTAGAATGAAATCAGGAAATAAATTACGTTCTTAAATGGAGGAATGACATAAATGAAAACGATAGTAGATGCAAAACGAGTTAAGAAAGTATATGGAGCAAAGGGAAATGTGTTTTCCGCCTTGGATGAGATCGATTTAACTGTAAAACAAGGTGAATTTGTTGGGATTATGGGTCCTTCTGGTGCTGGGAAGTCGACACTTCTAAATATATTGGCAACGATTGATGAAGCGACATCTGGTGATATTTCGATTGATGGGACAAATATCATCAACATGAGTGAGGAACAATTGTCTACTTGCAGAAGGGATAAACTGGGGTTCATTTTCCAGGATTATAACCTGTTAGATACCTTAACGGTAAAAGAAAATATAATCCTGCCCCTTGCATTAGCAAAAATGAATACGAAAGAATTGGAAAGCCAAGTAAACGTGGTGGCAAATAAATTTGGTATTGGTTCTATTTTAGAAAAAAAACCCTACCAGATATCAGGAGGACAAAAACAACGAACAGCGGCCGTTCGTGCAATTGTTTCCAAACCTAGTCTGATCCTTGCTGATGAGCCTACAGGTGCGTTAGATTCCAAGTCGGCAACAGATTTGTTGGAAAGTTTGAAATCGCTAAGCGAAGAGGATCAAGCAACCATTTTATTGGTAACACATGACGCATACGCAGCGAGCTATTGCCAGCGTGTCTTATTTATAAAAGATGGCAAACTTTTTACGGAACTTGTAAAAGGCAAGGAATCCCGCAAAGATTACTTCAACAAAGTGTTAGATGTATTGTCTGCGCTCGGGGGTGGGGCAGATGACATTATTTAGTTTAGCGAGCAAAAACATTAAAGGGAATTTCAGTAATTACTTGGTTTATTTTATTTCGCTTGTTTTCAGCATCGTCATTTATTACACGTTTGTTTCGTTGCAGTATAGTGAAAAAATACAAGAAAGCATGGAACTGTCTGATACTATGAGCTTCATGTTTATGGTATCAGCTGTAATATTGATTCTATTTGTAGCTGTCTTCATTTTATACTCGAATTCATTCTTTACAAGACAGAGGAAGAAAGAAGTCGGATTGTATTCCATACTTGGTTTACCTAAGAAGACAATTGGGAAAATGTTGTTTTATGAAAATTTAATTATGGGACTAATTGCATTAGTAATTGGGGTCCTTCTAGGAACATTATTATCCAAACTGTTTTCTATGATATTGGCCAATCTAATGGGTTCCACTGCTGTAATAGATTTCAGCGTATCGATCCAGGCAATTATCCAAACGGTCATTGTATTTATGGTAATTATTTTATTTACCTCCATTCAAGGTTATAGATTGATTTACCGTTTTAAATTAATTGAGTTATTCCACGCTGCGAAACAAGGGGAGAGGGAACCAAAGGCCTCATTTGTTTCAACTATACTGGCAGTTATCCTGCTTGCAGGTAGTTACTGGCTCATATTAAGACCGTTTCCTGCTGAATTTACGTTAGATTATTTAATAAAAAATTATGGAGTCGCCTTAGTTGCTCTTATAATTGGAACCCATTTATTTTTCAGCTCTGTGACTGTTTATTTATTAAAGCTATCTAAACGGAATAAGTCACGTTATTACAAAGGAACTCGATTAATTGAGACTTCCCAGTTGCTGCATCGTATCAGAGGAAATGCGCGTACATTCACGGTGATAGCGTTATTGAGTGCCGCAACAATCACCTTCTTCGGCGCAACATATAGCGGATATTATGGCAATGAAAAGAATTCTAAAGAAGTTGTTCCATTTAGCTATGCACACTTGTCAAAAGGACAGGAGTTTGATTCCAAAGTAAAAAATATTATTCTAGATGATAAGAGTCATCCTATAAAAGCACAGCTTGAAATTCCTCTTATTGAAGTAAAGGGAGAGCTTTTGTTTTCATTAGATTATAAATTTAATCCTACTAAAATAATCTCTGAGACTACATTTAATCGAGTATCAAAGGCACTGGATAGAGAACAAACGGTAACACTGTCGGGAAATCAAGCGGCAGTAATCCAACCAAGGTTTACGGAATTTACGGATTCGACCTTTCAGGGAAAAGAAATAACGTTAAAATTGCCTCAGGGCGACCGAAACCTAACGTTTGTCAATGTGGTTAAAGGCAATGTTTTACCATTCGATTTTCCTGATTTCTATGTGGTGGTTAGCGATGACACGTTTGTCGAACTTGCCAAACAAAAGGAAGCTTTAACCTATAAGGCTTATGAAGTGGAAGGTGAGAAAACTACAGAAGCGACATCTAAAAAGGTAGCGAAACTGATCGGGAGAAATTTTCAATCATCATCCTCCTTCTACACGGAGTATAAAGAAGGAAAAGAAGGGAACGCATTGATGCTTTTTATTCTTGGATTTCTGGGTCTTGTGTTCTTAGCGGCAACTGGAAGTATCATTTATTTTAAACAACTGACGGAAGCTAATGAAGCCAAGGGTAATTATGAGATTCTGCGGAAGATTGGTGTCGGAAAAAAAGATATTCGTAAGTCAATCCATAAGCAGACATTCTTTGTGTTCGTGTTGCCTTTAACAGTAGGTATCTTGCATGGTAGTATCATCCTGCATTTTACTACCAATTTTATCTCAGATCTTATAGGTGCTAACATTATTGTTCCAATCCTAACGGCCATGGCAGCCTTTGTCATCATCTATTTAGGCTATTATGTGTTGACAGTTAATACGTACAATAAAATTGTGAATAAGTAAAAAGAAACGCCTCCCGAAGATCGGGAGGCGTTTCCTAAAGGATTTTGCTCACAATCAACTCAATTGAAAAGGGTAGAGTTATTACTTTCTGGGATTAATTATACAATCAGAAGATGAGGTTCACTTGATATACGTATTCTTGATTTTATGTTAATAAATAAAAGAGGTTGCGAAGGAATGTACTTAAACTTTTGAAGGAGTTTCAAGAAGGAATACAATATAACAATTTGGACTATGTAAAAAGACATTCAATTTAGAATGTCTTTTTTAATCATTTACCTAAGCTGGTCAAACCTTCTGTTTTAACCTCTTGGATATAACTTTTGGTTATATGGATATTAACAATATGTATTATTCTTAAATGATTTCACCCATTATACTTTATTTATCGAACCCAAGCTTCAATGTTTTTAAAGTATCTTTATCAAGGGCATATAAATACATTTCACGCTTAATCGGGGTATCTTGTAACGGTATAAAGGCAACACCTTTATAATCAATTTTTTCAACCATAATGGACGGAAGATAAGAAATACCATAGCCTTGAGCCACAAAACCAATAAGAGCATGGTAAGGAATTTCAATGATTTCAGGCAAATGTATAGTGTTTTTATCCATTAACATTTTAATTTTCTGGTACAAGGGTGTAAATGAAGGCGGCAACATTTGTGTGAATTTAAAACAGTCTGTAACAGAAATACTCTCCAGCCTTGCAAAGTGGTGATTAATAGGTACAGCGGCATAAAACTCGTCACTAAATAAAAAGGTCGAATGTAGTCCTTTTTGATTCGGATGGTCTTGAATAATAGCAGCATCTATTTCACCAGACTCAAGTAAGGGTATTAAGTCTAATGTGTCATCTTTAATTTTTGTAAGTTGTATTTTAAAGGGATTTATTTGTTCAATATATTCTGGAAAGTAATAAGAAGCCAACAAGGGATCACTACCCATTCGAATCACCTTATCCTTCATATGTTTTTCAAGTTGATACTGCAACTTATGGATAAGTGGTTCTAAATCATTGTATAGATTTTCACCTTTGCTCGTTAAGCTCATTCCATTTGACGAACGTATAAAAAGTGAGAAACCTAATATTTCTTCTAACTTCCTAATTTGTTTACTTAACGCAGGTTGAGAAACAAATAGTTTATTAGCAGCCTTTGAAATGCTTTTTTCCTTTGTAACTGTTAAAAAATACTCCAACATTTGCAATTTCATGTGTTCTCACGTCCAATCGTAATTTAAGGAGGGGTAGTTATGCTAAGATACTATATTCTTTTAAGCTTTTCTATCATTCTTGAGGTTTTCGGGGCATCTTTTATGAAAAAATCTGAAGGATTTACTCATTTAGGGGCTACGCTAATAGTTATTGTCTCCTATAGTATAGCTTTGGCTTTATATATTTTACTAACCAAACAACATGAATTAGGCATTGTAAATGCCCTGTGGGCTGGAGGA
This region includes:
- a CDS encoding YdeI/OmpD-associated family protein, translating into MTNSRMNPKVDEYLSKAKKWKEEYEQLRNIVLDCELTEEFKWMHPCYTFENKNIVLIHGFKEYCALLFHKGALLKDAHGVLIQQTENVQAPRQIRFTNVQEIVEMETILKAYIYEAIEVEKAGLEVKKNTEFTIPEELQNKFDEIPALKTAFEALTPGRQRAYILYFSKAKKSKTRESRVEKYMQHILNGKGLKD
- a CDS encoding CBO0543 family protein, which encodes MQTSFVLFFIIVGLFFGVWKRWNELYPTLLFWIIGNLLYCTLLHNYRVWEFRPVGIDHLFLPTHTVIAIAITFLISPFVIVVYLGRFSKSILKKVCWIIVWSLTFQAVETIAYYNQSITHHYGWTLTWSFIFNIVTFSILPIHQWKPWVAWLLAALNISLLFIIFDPPIPK
- a CDS encoding sensor histidine kinase, which codes for MSFLEYVKDKRYFVVLYLLIMSFVSLIMFLGFNQVNPFNKILYTNIICFVIASLYITIGYFYRRMFYQEIKNLIESNQEETMARMPDGQNNEQKLIFNLLKKNHKEHVKHLETLYDQKLDQQEFIISWIHEVKIPIAASRLLMENCEDKTTNFLIDKFEDELHKIDGYIEQALYYSRIDSFSKDYFISEVSTNQLIKNSVKKYAKLFINKGIHFEMDDTEQFVQSDKKWFGFIIDQLFANALKYTDEDGTIAVLFEEDSNEKRLLIQDNGIGIKPEDINRVFEKGFTGATGRNYAKSTGMGLYLAKQLANKLGHNITIGSEENEYTKVTIHFPKIQNYYQL
- a CDS encoding response regulator transcription factor, which gives rise to MKIMIVEDEPTIRDMLGETIEKWGLKVVKLEAFDRILGEFLIEKPELLLLDINLPSFDGFYWCDKIREVSKAPIIFISSRNTPMDMIMAMNMGGDDFIQKPFDTDVLMAKVNALLRRSYSYTDTQSNVLEHDGIVLDLKDWDVHCADKKAELTKTEFIILKLLIQNKGKIVSRNKIMRTLWKDENFVDDNTLTVNVNRLRKKLAILSKENFITTKKGEGYVIQ
- a CDS encoding ABC transporter ATP-binding protein, coding for MKTIVDAKRVKKVYGAKGNVFSALDEIDLTVKQGEFVGIMGPSGAGKSTLLNILATIDEATSGDISIDGTNIINMSEEQLSTCRRDKLGFIFQDYNLLDTLTVKENIILPLALAKMNTKELESQVNVVANKFGIGSILEKKPYQISGGQKQRTAAVRAIVSKPSLILADEPTGALDSKSATDLLESLKSLSEEDQATILLVTHDAYAASYCQRVLFIKDGKLFTELVKGKESRKDYFNKVLDVLSALGGGADDII
- a CDS encoding ABC transporter permease — encoded protein: MTLFSLASKNIKGNFSNYLVYFISLVFSIVIYYTFVSLQYSEKIQESMELSDTMSFMFMVSAVILILFVAVFILYSNSFFTRQRKKEVGLYSILGLPKKTIGKMLFYENLIMGLIALVIGVLLGTLLSKLFSMILANLMGSTAVIDFSVSIQAIIQTVIVFMVIILFTSIQGYRLIYRFKLIELFHAAKQGEREPKASFVSTILAVILLAGSYWLILRPFPAEFTLDYLIKNYGVALVALIIGTHLFFSSVTVYLLKLSKRNKSRYYKGTRLIETSQLLHRIRGNARTFTVIALLSAATITFFGATYSGYYGNEKNSKEVVPFSYAHLSKGQEFDSKVKNIILDDKSHPIKAQLEIPLIEVKGELLFSLDYKFNPTKIISETTFNRVSKALDREQTVTLSGNQAAVIQPRFTEFTDSTFQGKEITLKLPQGDRNLTFVNVVKGNVLPFDFPDFYVVVSDDTFVELAKQKEALTYKAYEVEGEKTTEATSKKVAKLIGRNFQSSSSFYTEYKEGKEGNALMLFILGFLGLVFLAATGSIIYFKQLTEANEAKGNYEILRKIGVGKKDIRKSIHKQTFFVFVLPLTVGILHGSIILHFTTNFISDLIGANIIVPILTAMAAFVIIYLGYYVLTVNTYNKIVNK
- a CDS encoding LysR family transcriptional regulator, with protein sequence MKLQMLEYFLTVTKEKSISKAANKLFVSQPALSKQIRKLEEILGFSLFIRSSNGMSLTSKGENLYNDLEPLIHKLQYQLEKHMKDKVIRMGSDPLLASYYFPEYIEQINPFKIQLTKIKDDTLDLIPLLESGEIDAAIIQDHPNQKGLHSTFLFSDEFYAAVPINHHFARLESISVTDCFKFTQMLPPSFTPLYQKIKMLMDKNTIHLPEIIEIPYHALIGFVAQGYGISYLPSIMVEKIDYKGVAFIPLQDTPIKREMYLYALDKDTLKTLKLGFDK
- a CDS encoding DMT family transporter, translating into MLRYYILLSFSIILEVFGASFMKKSEGFTHLGATLIVIVSYSIALALYILLTKQHELGIVNALWAGGGTILVSVIGIALFQESISLIKIVGIVCIVLGVIGLNLPNQQNELRKAES